A window from Elusimicrobiota bacterium encodes these proteins:
- a CDS encoding ATP-binding protein, whose product MNIFLIRSQSEIVSLVYVLLLTVIIISIIIFEKEAVKKRTWIWLGLFFTVYAAGILLSVFGKAFLSPAARLSITILSVFFLSAFSSEFILNILKKKNEFLAEDKKIMEALVLAKEEADFATKAKSEFLANMSHEIRTPLNSIIGIADLFAETKLTDQQKEYVSILKKSGDTLLSLINDILDLSKIEAKKMALYYTNFNLEEIIQQILEIFQVHASQKGITLEYNIEKNVVSFLIGDANRLRQILINLVGNAVKFTQKGKVSIKAGNYELKKNEATILFCVEDTGIGIPEDKLHTVFESFAQADSSTTRKYGGTGLGLAISDQLVHLMGGKIWIESKESAGSRFFFTAGFKYQDELMKCDSKTVDGHIIKVLVIDKDKAIRERVANALGKNGLIVSETENEKNAVSELAETEKGKNPYDVLFIGLEKDISSDMSSLLRTIRQDLKLKDLKIVVMLQERTPEILSRMHLIDAQYIFKPILYSYLFRAIDSIVKEKNEQIVKHQKEAEYAAPKKKLNILLAEDSEDNRALIGLYLRDGKHNIDMAEDGEIAVKKFKENKYDIVIMDLHMPVKDGLEAIRDIRKHEAETLKKHTPIVALTADVLREVINKSIEAGSDMYITKPLKKATLLEVISKYSK is encoded by the coding sequence ATGAATATATTTCTTATCAGAAGTCAATCCGAGATTGTATCCTTAGTATATGTGCTTTTACTTACCGTAATTATTATTTCAATCATTATTTTTGAAAAAGAAGCCGTAAAAAAAAGGACATGGATCTGGCTGGGCCTTTTTTTTACGGTTTATGCAGCAGGAATTTTGCTTTCTGTTTTCGGCAAAGCCTTTTTATCGCCGGCAGCCCGGCTTAGCATTACTATTTTATCTGTTTTTTTTCTTTCAGCTTTTTCTTCGGAATTTATTCTAAACATATTAAAGAAAAAAAATGAATTTCTGGCCGAAGATAAAAAAATCATGGAAGCTTTAGTTCTTGCCAAGGAAGAGGCCGACTTTGCAACAAAAGCAAAAAGCGAATTTTTAGCAAATATGAGCCACGAAATAAGAACTCCTTTAAATTCAATTATCGGCATCGCGGATCTTTTTGCCGAAACAAAGTTAACTGACCAGCAGAAAGAATATGTCTCAATTTTAAAAAAATCCGGGGATACTCTCTTATCTTTAATTAACGATATACTGGATCTTTCAAAAATTGAAGCAAAAAAAATGGCTCTTTACTATACCAATTTTAATTTGGAAGAAATTATTCAGCAGATATTGGAAATATTTCAAGTTCATGCTTCACAGAAAGGAATAACTTTGGAGTACAATATAGAGAAAAACGTCGTAAGTTTTTTAATAGGTGACGCAAACAGGCTTCGCCAGATATTAATAAATCTTGTCGGAAATGCGGTAAAATTTACCCAAAAAGGCAAAGTTTCGATTAAGGCAGGCAATTATGAACTTAAAAAAAATGAAGCAACCATTTTATTTTGTGTTGAGGATACCGGCATCGGCATTCCGGAAGACAAACTGCATACTGTTTTTGAAAGCTTTGCGCAGGCAGATTCTTCAACAACAAGGAAATACGGAGGCACCGGGCTGGGGCTTGCTATATCGGACCAGCTTGTGCATCTGATGGGTGGAAAAATATGGATTGAAAGCAAAGAAAGCGCCGGGAGCAGGTTTTTCTTTACCGCGGGGTTTAAATATCAAGACGAGCTGATGAAATGCGATTCAAAAACCGTTGACGGCCATATCATTAAAGTACTGGTTATAGACAAAGACAAAGCAATTCGTGAAAGAGTTGCAAACGCATTAGGAAAAAACGGGCTTATAGTTTCAGAAACAGAGAATGAAAAAAATGCCGTTTCTGAATTGGCGGAAACTGAAAAGGGAAAAAATCCGTATGATGTTCTTTTTATCGGGCTGGAAAAAGATATTTCAAGCGACATGTCGTCGCTTTTACGGACTATTAGGCAGGATTTAAAATTAAAAGATTTAAAAATTGTAGTAATGCTTCAGGAAAGAACCCCCGAGATTTTAAGCAGGATGCATTTAATTGATGCGCAATATATATTCAAACCGATACTTTATTCCTATCTTTTCAGGGCGATAGACAGCATTGTAAAAGAAAAAAATGAGCAAATAGTAAAACATCAAAAAGAGGCGGAATACGCAGCGCCGAAAAAGAAACTGAATATTCTTCTTGCGGAAGATTCTGAAGATAACCGCGCATTAATCGGGCTTTATTTGAGAGACGGAAAACATAACATTGATATGGCAGAAGACGGGGAAATAGCGGTAAAAAAATTCAAAGAAAATAAGTATGATATTGTTATAATGGATTTGCATATGCCTGTTAAGGATGGCCTTGAGGCAATAAGGGATATAAGAAAGCACGAAGCGGAAACTTTAAAGAAGCATACTCCCATTGTAGCTCTTACAGCTGATGTTTTAAGAGAAGTGATCAATAAAAGCATTGAAGCGGGAAGTGATATGTATATAACAAAGCCGCTTAAAAAGGCTACACTGCTTGAAGTGATAAGCAAATACAGCAAGTAA
- a CDS encoding NAD(P)-dependent oxidoreductase, with the protein MGKKYLITGGAGFLGINLIRYLLSKGQEVVSLDFSDFNYEDVKNKVRIIKGDIRDKSLVEKAMKGIDIAVHAAAALPLYKKEDIFSTDVDGTRNLIEAAYKENVDRFILISSTAVYGIPDHHPLFETDKLCGVGPYGKAKIMAEEVCLGYRAKGMCVPIIRPKSFIGPERLGVFALLYDWAKDGKNFPMIGNGKNRYQLLDVEDLCESIYLCATLEKQKVNDTFNIGAKEFTTMGEDYQAVLDYAGFRKKIIPFPAGPLIWTLRILEFFKLSPLYKWVYETASTDSFVSIEKAENLLGFKPKFSNKDALIRNYKWYLENLSNFKNTSGISHRVPWGQGILRFFKLFF; encoded by the coding sequence ATGGGCAAAAAGTATTTGATTACTGGCGGAGCAGGATTTCTCGGCATCAATTTAATCAGATATCTTTTAAGTAAAGGGCAGGAAGTTGTGTCCCTGGATTTTTCGGATTTTAATTATGAAGATGTTAAAAATAAAGTTCGCATCATAAAAGGAGACATAAGGGATAAAAGCCTGGTTGAAAAAGCGATGAAAGGCATTGATATAGCGGTTCACGCGGCTGCTGCCCTGCCTTTATACAAAAAAGAAGATATATTCTCAACCGATGTTGATGGCACGAGAAACCTTATTGAAGCGGCTTATAAAGAAAATGTTGATCGTTTTATACTTATTTCTTCAACAGCGGTGTACGGAATTCCCGATCACCATCCTCTATTTGAAACGGACAAACTTTGCGGCGTCGGCCCCTACGGCAAGGCAAAAATAATGGCCGAAGAAGTCTGTTTAGGATATAGAGCAAAAGGCATGTGCGTTCCAATTATAAGGCCAAAATCTTTTATCGGGCCGGAAAGGCTGGGAGTATTTGCTCTCTTGTACGACTGGGCTAAAGACGGGAAAAACTTTCCAATGATAGGAAACGGTAAAAACAGGTATCAGCTTTTAGATGTAGAAGATCTTTGCGAATCAATTTATCTTTGCGCAACGCTTGAAAAGCAAAAAGTTAACGACACTTTTAATATCGGAGCAAAAGAATTTACTACAATGGGCGAAGACTACCAGGCAGTTTTAGATTATGCTGGTTTTAGAAAAAAAATAATACCGTTTCCTGCCGGGCCGTTAATTTGGACGCTTCGTATTTTAGAGTTTTTTAAGTTATCGCCTCTTTACAAGTGGGTTTATGAAACTGCGTCCACCGATTCATTTGTTTCAATAGAAAAAGCCGAGAATCTTTTGGGTTTTAAGCCGAAATTTTCCAATAAAGACGCTCTTATCAGAAATTATAAATGGTACCTGGAAAATTTAAGTAACTTTAAAAATACCAGCGGCATTTCGCATCGCGTCCCCTGGGGACAAGGGATCTTGAGATTTTTTAAACTATTTTTCTAA
- a CDS encoding ATPase, T2SS/T4P/T4SS family → MSNVEKPFILAIDDNKEICDLVEKYLSGEDYRIKTLQDVKGIIEVAKSLKPDLILLDVIMPSMSGYEICIKLKCLPETKNIPIVFMTVLDEEQDKAKAFALGATGYIAKPFKKEDLLKEVGKFLNIQKKWEKYQEIKEEKGSEAEKHPKAQHSFLEFKKYISSKFKLDEHKTKELKILTHDEIYSFLTIIGLSENEAAKLISEYLGVSYYAFIDPEEIALGKLPTLFSKKNFIIAVSDNSGKLKFILSNPFDTDIMNSLSYFAGTDKVEISIASKETINTFFRMNMDLDTGFEKAISYEDTKIFKNKDIAEELAKDTILGNVNSKDSEKSSVKYITNQILYTAINEGASDIRIEPVKNKIKVRFNVKGELKDFFDLKWETGIMVISRLKAVSDMNINEFKKPQEGTIEILIAKKTYKFKVSTKSVPEGESMVIQIRTAPAGGQGEPPTSETVQ, encoded by the coding sequence ATGAGTAATGTGGAAAAACCATTTATTTTAGCAATTGACGATAACAAAGAAATATGCGATCTGGTAGAAAAATATTTGTCGGGCGAAGATTACCGGATTAAAACCCTGCAAGATGTAAAAGGAATAATTGAGGTTGCAAAGAGCTTGAAACCCGACCTCATTCTTCTTGACGTAATAATGCCGTCGATGTCCGGATATGAAATATGTATTAAGCTTAAGTGTCTGCCGGAAACAAAAAATATTCCGATAGTATTTATGACGGTGCTGGATGAGGAGCAAGATAAAGCAAAGGCGTTTGCGTTAGGGGCGACAGGATACATTGCAAAACCGTTTAAAAAGGAAGATCTTTTAAAAGAGGTCGGAAAATTCTTAAATATTCAAAAAAAGTGGGAAAAATACCAGGAAATTAAAGAGGAAAAAGGCAGCGAAGCCGAAAAGCACCCAAAAGCGCAGCACAGCTTTTTAGAATTTAAAAAATATATATCGTCTAAATTTAAGCTTGACGAGCATAAAACCAAAGAATTAAAAATTCTCACCCACGATGAAATCTATAGCTTTCTTACGATAATAGGGTTATCTGAAAATGAAGCGGCAAAACTGATTTCGGAATATCTCGGAGTAAGTTATTATGCTTTCATAGACCCTGAAGAAATTGCTCTAGGAAAACTCCCGACACTTTTTTCAAAGAAAAACTTTATTATTGCGGTAAGCGACAATAGCGGCAAACTAAAATTTATTTTAAGCAATCCGTTTGATACGGATATAATGAATAGCTTGTCATATTTTGCCGGAACAGATAAGGTGGAAATATCCATTGCCTCAAAGGAAACCATTAACACTTTTTTTAGAATGAACATGGATTTAGACACAGGTTTTGAGAAGGCCATCTCTTATGAAGATACCAAAATTTTTAAAAATAAAGATATAGCGGAAGAACTGGCTAAAGATACTATTCTAGGAAATGTCAACAGCAAGGATTCCGAAAAAAGTTCTGTGAAATATATAACAAATCAGATACTCTATACCGCGATAAATGAAGGGGCAAGCGATATTAGAATTGAGCCCGTAAAGAATAAAATAAAAGTCAGATTTAATGTGAAGGGCGAGTTGAAAGATTTTTTTGACCTTAAATGGGAAACCGGCATTATGGTGATTTCCCGTCTTAAGGCTGTTAGTGACATGAATATAAATGAATTTAAAAAACCGCAAGAAGGAACGATTGAAATTTTAATTGCAAAAAAAACCTATAAGTTTAAAGTTTCTACAAAATCTGTTCCTGAAGGCGAAAGCATGGTTATTCAGATTCGCACCGCGCCTGCCGGCGGGCAGGGAGAACCCCCGACTTCTGAGACTGTGCAGTAA
- a CDS encoding Hpt domain-containing protein produces the protein MSEQTEKIIIKINKELQELIPKFLQNRKKDIENLQDALNKNDFEAIRIMGHTLQGVGGGYGFYQITALGEKISKAAKTKDIKSIENLISEFIDFMNNIRVEYE, from the coding sequence ATGAGCGAACAAACGGAAAAAATAATTATAAAAATAAACAAAGAATTGCAGGAACTTATTCCAAAATTTCTGCAAAATAGAAAAAAAGACATAGAAAACTTGCAGGATGCTTTAAATAAAAATGATTTTGAGGCAATCAGAATTATGGGACACACCCTTCAAGGAGTCGGCGGAGGGTACGGATTTTACCAAATAACAGCGCTGGGAGAAAAAATCAGTAAAGCGGCAAAAACTAAAGATATTAAATCCATAGAGAATTTAATTTCTGAATTCATTGATTTTATGAACAACATAAGGGTTGAATATGAGTAA
- the smpB gene encoding SsrA-binding protein SmpB produces MEKKTAATNRKAYHNYKILETYEAGIMLAGYEVKSLRNGHINLTDGYVNFKKEEAYLANVHISPYLHQSTHVIDYDPTRLRKLLLHKQQINHLFSKMREKGLALIPLEVFFSKRGIAKVLLGLGKGKNVSDKREALRKKSINREIQRELRER; encoded by the coding sequence TTGGAAAAAAAGACTGCTGCAACTAACAGGAAAGCTTACCACAATTATAAAATACTTGAAACCTACGAGGCAGGAATAATGCTGGCAGGCTACGAAGTAAAATCTTTAAGAAATGGGCATATAAATTTAACCGATGGCTATGTCAATTTTAAGAAAGAAGAAGCATATCTTGCAAACGTGCACATATCCCCTTATTTACACCAGTCAACCCATGTAATAGATTATGATCCTACAAGGCTTAGAAAACTTTTGCTCCATAAACAGCAGATAAATCATTTATTTTCTAAAATGCGCGAGAAGGGCTTAGCATTGATACCGCTTGAAGTATTTTTTTCAAAAAGAGGGATCGCTAAAGTGCTTTTAGGCCTTGGAAAAGGCAAGAATGTTTCTGATAAGAGAGAAGCGCTAAGAAAAAAAAGCATTAACAGAGAAATCCAGCGAGAGTTAAGAGAAAGATAA